The following coding sequences are from one Frigoribacterium sp. Leaf415 window:
- a CDS encoding alpha/beta hydrolase: MAANPTNQLSQERIVSAQRRIPTTISPEAQAILRSVHERPALPTPGPTDAEGWAVLEAAAALTDPEVLETMAMSTVGAVPSDEQVDLVDRTIDEATFIVATPVSLASDDSRVLLNIHGGGFTFGGGATARRSTQLVAANMGLRTWGMDYRQLPHHPFPAGLDDCLAVYRALLESHAPEDVVVMGQSGGANLAAALMLRAREEGLALPAGLGLVSPPTDFTFQGETWYTNDEGTTPDGFARMLALYQGDYPAEHRYISPLFGEYDASFPPTIITSGTRDMLLSDAVRFHRKLVNAGVTTELHVWEGAPHGFFMGLAPEDREHVGQVRSFLHAQLRSGGPVGL; encoded by the coding sequence GTGGCCGCCAATCCGACGAATCAACTGAGCCAGGAGCGCATCGTGTCAGCACAACGCCGAATCCCGACCACCATCTCGCCTGAAGCACAAGCGATCCTCAGATCGGTCCACGAGCGTCCTGCGCTGCCGACCCCTGGCCCGACTGACGCGGAAGGCTGGGCCGTGCTCGAGGCTGCGGCTGCTCTCACGGACCCTGAGGTGCTGGAGACGATGGCCATGTCCACCGTCGGAGCCGTTCCATCCGACGAGCAGGTCGACCTCGTCGATCGCACCATCGACGAGGCGACGTTCATCGTCGCCACGCCAGTGTCCTTGGCGTCAGACGACTCGCGAGTCCTGCTGAACATCCACGGAGGAGGTTTCACCTTCGGCGGCGGTGCGACTGCTCGACGGTCGACCCAGCTCGTAGCAGCGAACATGGGCCTCCGCACCTGGGGTATGGACTACCGGCAGCTGCCGCACCACCCTTTCCCGGCCGGGCTCGACGACTGCCTGGCTGTCTATCGTGCGCTCCTGGAGAGCCATGCACCTGAGGACGTTGTCGTCATGGGGCAGTCCGGTGGTGCGAATCTCGCCGCTGCCCTGATGCTGCGCGCGAGGGAGGAGGGGCTTGCCCTGCCCGCGGGGCTCGGGCTGGTCTCGCCGCCCACGGACTTCACGTTCCAGGGCGAGACCTGGTACACCAACGATGAAGGAACGACACCAGACGGCTTCGCCCGCATGCTCGCGTTGTACCAGGGCGACTACCCGGCGGAGCACCGGTACATCTCTCCGCTCTTCGGTGAGTACGACGCCAGCTTTCCTCCGACGATCATCACCTCCGGCACCCGCGACATGCTCCTCTCGGACGCCGTTCGTTTCCATCGGAAGCTCGTGAACGCCGGCGTGACGACTGAGCTGCACGTCTGGGAAGGGGCGCCACATGGCTTCTTCATGGGGCTGGCACCTGAGGACCGCGAGCACGTGGGACAGGTGCGTTCATTCCTCCACGCTCAACTCCGGTCAGGAGGGCCTGTCGGTCTATAG
- a CDS encoding abortive infection family protein has product MATSRHRISLVTRQKVADSIALSGVPWAGRLDEPDFLARIYDLMQMPSTDSRYLNARDDIYQHQVRNYDYGSGWIFTDSRFNLLHADDDEFLGLLTEMLHPVVRPDEAEVAELLANFNEMLRVDGFALYAKDWISGHAVYGWQRIDAFHGSSPDLRLEARPLTDPVVLHEHLTRIRNGLTTDPAATISSCKSLLESLFKIVLDQSSVEYPRADDVPQLYRKVADLLALSAEAVPGSARGSEASQKILRTLVTTVGTLAELRNELGIDHGQSERSAALARHARLALNATVTVAEFILDTWQDRIDSGRLKRPV; this is encoded by the coding sequence ATGGCGACATCTCGACATCGAATTTCCCTGGTCACCCGCCAGAAGGTAGCTGACTCGATCGCGCTCTCCGGAGTGCCGTGGGCTGGACGTCTTGACGAGCCTGACTTTTTGGCCCGGATCTACGATCTCATGCAAATGCCAAGCACGGACTCCAGGTATTTAAACGCTCGTGACGATATTTATCAGCATCAGGTCCGGAACTATGATTATGGTTCCGGCTGGATCTTCACTGATTCGCGCTTCAACCTGCTGCATGCCGACGACGACGAGTTCCTTGGGCTGCTCACCGAGATGCTTCATCCCGTAGTCCGCCCTGACGAAGCCGAGGTGGCTGAACTCCTCGCCAATTTCAACGAGATGCTGCGGGTTGATGGTTTCGCGCTCTACGCGAAAGACTGGATCAGCGGGCACGCCGTCTACGGCTGGCAACGAATCGACGCATTTCACGGGTCCTCGCCCGACCTTCGGCTTGAGGCGCGACCTCTGACTGATCCAGTCGTCCTGCACGAGCACCTCACCCGTATTCGCAACGGGCTGACTACCGATCCCGCTGCCACGATCTCCTCGTGTAAGAGCCTGCTAGAGAGCTTGTTCAAGATCGTCCTGGACCAAAGCTCGGTCGAGTACCCGAGGGCTGATGACGTGCCGCAGCTGTACAGAAAGGTCGCCGATCTCCTTGCATTGAGCGCGGAAGCGGTCCCTGGTTCCGCGCGTGGAAGCGAGGCCTCGCAGAAAATCTTGCGCACTCTGGTCACGACGGTTGGAACACTCGCCGAGCTGCGAAATGAACTTGGTATTGATCATGGCCAGTCTGAACGAAGTGCTGCCTTGGCTCGCCATGCCAGGCTGGCGCTCAATGCAACCGTCACTGTCGCTGAATTCATCCTTGACACTTGGCAGGATCGAATCGACTCTGGTCGACTCAAGCGGCCCGTTTGA